The following coding sequences lie in one Gorilla gorilla gorilla isolate KB3781 chromosome 5, NHGRI_mGorGor1-v2.1_pri, whole genome shotgun sequence genomic window:
- the SMIM8 gene encoding small integral membrane protein 8 → MSSASEPPTFKKEPPKEKEFQSPGLRGVRTTTLFRAVNPELFIKPNKPVMAFGLVTLSLCVAYIGYLHATQENKKDLYEAIDSEGHSYMRRKTSKWD, encoded by the exons ATGTCTTCAGCATCTGAGCCTCCAACATTCAAAAAGGAACCACCCAAAGAGAAAGAGTTTCAAAGCCCAGGGCTCAGAGGGGTGCGCACAACAACCTTATTTCGTGCTGTGAATCCAGAGCTCTTCATTAAACCT aacAAACCTGTAATGGCTTTCGGATTGGTAACTCTTTCACTTTGCGTGGCATATATTGGTTATCTACATGCAACACAAGAGAATAAAAAGGACCTCTATGAAGCTATTGATAGTGAGGGGCACAGTTATATGAGGCGGAAAACATCCAAATGGGATTAG